AAGGCCATGACCCACCAGCTTGGCGAGCAGCCCGTGAGTGAATACATGGGCACGAATTTCGCCACGGTTCCCCCGGATACGGACCTCTATAAGGTCATGGAGATCATTCTGGGCAAGCGGCAACGACTGCTGCCCGTTGTCGAAAAGGGTCGGGTCGTGGGGATCATCACCAACACCGACCTGCTCAACCTGCTCATCGAGGAGCCGGCGCGCATTCCGGAGAGCCTTGTTCCCGAGCGCAACCGCGAGCGGAACATCCTTTCGGTGATGCGCGGGAGGCTTCCCAAAAACATGCTCGCCCTGCTCCAGGACGCCGGACAACTGGCCCAGGAGATGAACTACGTGGTCTACGCGGTGGGCGGATTCGTCCGTGATATACTGCTGAACAGGCCGAACATGGACCTTGATCTCGTTGTCGAAGGGGACGGCATCGCCTTTGCCCGTGCCTTTGCCGAGCGTCACAATGCGCGCGTCAAGGCCCACTTGAAATTCAAGACCGCCGTGGTCATCTTTCCCGACGATATGCGCATCGACGTGGCCACTGCGCGGCTCGAATATTACGAACGGCCCGCAGCCCTGCCCACGGTGCAGCTTTCCTCCATCAAGATGGACCTCTCCAGGCGCGATTTCACCATCAATGCCCTGGCGGTCAATCTTTCCTCCGGGAATTTCGGTGCATTGGTCGACTTTTTCGGTGCCCAGAAGGACATCAAGGACCGCACCATCCGCGTTTTGCACTCTTTGAGCTTTGTGGAAGATCCGACGCGCATTCTCCGGGCCGTTCGGTTCGAGCAGCGCTTCGGATTCCAGATCGGCGGCCAGACCAACAGGCTCATCAAGAATGCGCTGCAATTGAGCCTTTTCAACCGCCTCTCCGGAACCCGCATATTCCATGAGCTTCAACTGATCATGGAAGAGGAGCATCCTTCGCAATGCCTCAAGCGGCTTCAGGAAATGAAAATATTGCAAGCGATCCACCCATTGCTTGAACTCACTCCCAAACGATCGGAACTGCTCGAAGAACTGGAACGCGTCCGCACGCTCTATACCCTGCTCTACGTTGAGCCGCCCGTCGTCAGCTGGAAGCTCTTTTTCCTGGCCCTGACCATGAACATGGAACGCAAGGAGGCCAGTCAGGTTTTGCGCCGTCTCGGCCTGACAAGCACGGAAGAGCGCGAGCATCTTTCCACGCGCGAGCTTGTGGGGGAGGCGCTGGGCAAGCTCATGAACTGGAAGGAAGACGCTTCACGCCCCAGTGATATTTATTTCGTCCTCGAAAGACTGCCGCTCGAAGGCGCGCTTTTTCTCATGGCAAAAAGCCGCAAGGACTTGATAAGAAAGTATATTTCGCAATATTTGACCATTTGGCGCTTTCATGTCCTGGACATTTCCGGCACGGATCTCAAGCGACTCGGCCTGGAGCCCGGACCTGCCTACACACGGATTTTACGCAAGATTCTGGCGGCAGCCATCGACGGAGAAGCGCCGGGCCGCGATGAACAGCTTGCGCTGGCTGCCTCGTTGGTCCGCAGCAGCCAAGGATGACGGAGGGAGGGTGCCCGGCGGCGCTTGCCGATGCGTGCTCTTGCCCTTGGTTTGCGAGCAGTGTATTAAACGAGTTTGATTTTCTGGAACTCTGCGGTCGCCCTTCCCGCTTCCGTAGCGACTTCGCGAAGAGCGATGTGCTGGGACGAGCTTTTGCCCTATCTCGCCGTCCGCACAATGAAAACGATCAAGAAAGGTGTTGTATTCATGGCAATGGATGTTCTTTGGGCGCCTTGGCGAATGAACTATATTCTCGGCCCAAAGCCGGATGAATGTGTGTTTTGCATTCCTGCGGATTCTTCCGAAGACCACGAGCGGCTGATTTTGCATCGGGAAAAGCACTGCTTTGTGATCATGAACAAGTTTCCATATAATAACGGGCACCTTATGGTCTGCCCCTTCCGCCATGTCTCCTGCATCACGCAATTGTCTGCGGAGGAAGCCCTGGAATCGGTTGAATTGATCCGCAAATGCGTGCATATATTTAAGGAAGCGTTTCGGCCTCAGGGAATCAACGTGGGCTTGAATCTGGGAGATGCGGCCGGCGCCGGCATCGCCGCGCACCTGCACTGGCAGCTTGTGCCCCGCTGGAATGGCGATGCCTCGTTCATGGCCGTGTTCGGTGAGACCACCGTCATTCCCCAACACCTGGAATCGACCTACGGCATGTTGAAACCCTATTTCGAAACCAAATAACGAGGGAGTGTATAATGCGCTATGTCAAGCTGGCCATCCTGGCGCTCTGTGTCGCTGTCGGCGTTCTCTTTTTCATGCAGAACGACGCGCAGTTCACCGCGATGCTGAACATCAAGCTCGACCTGTACGCGGTCAAGCTCGTCGGAGCGGGCATCCCCCTCTATGCGGTGGTCGTCGGGGCCTTTTTGCTCGGCGTGCTGCTCAGCCTGCTGTATTTCGTCATCGAGAAGATCAATTCCACCCGTCAGCTTCGCTCCTGCAACAAGAAGATGCGCAGCCTGGAGCAGGAGCTCACCTCCCTCCGCAATCTTCCTTTGAACGATACCAATTATTCCAACGGCTTCGGCACGGATTCCCTTTCGTCCCAGCCGCAGGAAGAGAACAACTAGGGGGATCGCTTGCTGCGTAATCTGTTCCGTTCCCGCAAGATTTCGGATTCGGATCGCCTGCCGGATCTGACCCAGCCGGAGGGGCGTTTCGACATTGCTTCCAGCCTGGACACCAAGGCGGCCATCGACGAACTCAGCAAGGTGGTTCGGAACAATTCCGAGGTGGTGGAAATCTACCTCGCTCTAGGCAGCCTCTACCGAGCGCAGGGGGAGATCGAACGCGCCATCCAGATTCGCAACAACATCATCGTCCGCCCTGGCTTGGCCTCGGAGTTCAAAGCCAGAGCATATTATGAACTGGGGCGGGATTTCCGGCGTGGCGGGTTTCTCGACAGAGCCGCCAAGGCTCTGGACGAGGC
This portion of the Paucidesulfovibrio longus DSM 6739 genome encodes:
- a CDS encoding HIT family protein; the protein is MDVLWAPWRMNYILGPKPDECVFCIPADSSEDHERLILHREKHCFVIMNKFPYNNGHLMVCPFRHVSCITQLSAEEALESVELIRKCVHIFKEAFRPQGINVGLNLGDAAGAGIAAHLHWQLVPRWNGDASFMAVFGETTVIPQHLESTYGMLKPYFETK
- a CDS encoding CBS domain-containing protein gives rise to the protein MLKKDGKIQAHTVITAHANADFDALAAIVAAGKLYPDAALIFPGSQEKDLRNFYIQSATYLFNFRNFKEIDPETVKLLVLVDTRQRSRVPHVESLLDRPGVVIHTYDHHPDSDEDVPAVLEVYREWGSTTTILVHEIMKQDLTVNGEEATMLGLGIFEDTGSFTFSSTVPEDFTAAAWLRDHGMDLSVISDLLSRELSAQQISILGELLENATSHDVNGVEVVITQMSTDHYVSDFALLVHKLIDMENIRVLFALGRMGDRIHLVARSRSPDVDVGQICASFGGGGHAFAASATIKDKTPSEARDDLFALLYSLVNPQLAVDSIMSRPAVVIEDSRTMREAVEIMTRYGFKGLPVVRRATMQCVGLLEHSVADKAMTHQLGEQPVSEYMGTNFATVPPDTDLYKVMEIILGKRQRLLPVVEKGRVVGIITNTDLLNLLIEEPARIPESLVPERNRERNILSVMRGRLPKNMLALLQDAGQLAQEMNYVVYAVGGFVRDILLNRPNMDLDLVVEGDGIAFARAFAERHNARVKAHLKFKTAVVIFPDDMRIDVATARLEYYERPAALPTVQLSSIKMDLSRRDFTINALAVNLSSGNFGALVDFFGAQKDIKDRTIRVLHSLSFVEDPTRILRAVRFEQRFGFQIGGQTNRLIKNALQLSLFNRLSGTRIFHELQLIMEEEHPSQCLKRLQEMKILQAIHPLLELTPKRSELLEELERVRTLYTLLYVEPPVVSWKLFFLALTMNMERKEASQVLRRLGLTSTEEREHLSTRELVGEALGKLMNWKEDASRPSDIYFVLERLPLEGALFLMAKSRKDLIRKYISQYLTIWRFHVLDISGTDLKRLGLEPGPAYTRILRKILAAAIDGEAPGRDEQLALAASLVRSSQG
- a CDS encoding lipopolysaccharide assembly protein LapA domain-containing protein, yielding MRYVKLAILALCVAVGVLFFMQNDAQFTAMLNIKLDLYAVKLVGAGIPLYAVVVGAFLLGVLLSLLYFVIEKINSTRQLRSCNKKMRSLEQELTSLRNLPLNDTNYSNGFGTDSLSSQPQEENN